Genomic segment of Candidatus Omnitrophota bacterium:
GATGCGCCGTCATAGGCCAGGAGAAAGGGAAAACAACAGCCGAAAAATTAAAACGCAATTTCGGCATGCCCCAGCCGGAAGGATACCGTAAAGCCCTTAGAATAATGAAACTCGCCGAAAAATTCTCGCTTCCCCTCTTCACATTTATTGACACGCCCGGCGCGTATCCGGGCATCGGCGCCGAGGAGAGAGGTCAGGCAAGGGCCATAGCCGTGAATCTTGAAGATATGATGCAATTGCAGATCCCCGTGATTTCCGTTGTCATAGGCGAGGGCGGCTCCGGCGGGGCTCTGGCTCTGGGCGTGAGCAATCACATGATGATGCTGGCCAATTCCGTGTATTCGGTTATATCTCCCGAGGGCTGCGCGTCAATCCTTTTCAGGGACGCTTCCAAGGCGGAAGAAGCCGCGAAGGTCCTCAAACTCACCGCGCAGGACCTTCTGAAGCTGGGCGTGATAGATGAGATCGTCTCCGAGCCCATGGGCGGTGCGCACCTCAATCCGCCGAAACAGTTTGAGATCCTCTCAAAGAGTATGGCCGCGGCTCTTGAGGCCATCAGTAAAAAAAGGAATTATTCAGAACACAGGTATAAAAAATTCAGACAGATGGGCGAATTCAAAACTTAAAGGCAGGGGGGCTGATATGAAAAAGAACGTTTCC
This window contains:
- a CDS encoding acetyl-CoA carboxylase carboxyltransferase subunit alpha — encoded protein: MSELSPEFEKPLLKIEKKIKGLEVNPIKNEKGIASLKEKLSKTRRKIFTNLSPFQRVQLARHPLRPLFTDYLAGMFTNFIELHGDRLFADDAAIIGGLAEFNGIRCAVIGQEKGKTTAEKLKRNFGMPQPEGYRKALRIMKLAEKFSLPLFTFIDTPGAYPGIGAEERGQARAIAVNLEDMMQLQIPVISVVIGEGGSGGALALGVSNHMMMLANSVYSVISPEGCASILFRDASKAEEAAKVLKLTAQDLLKLGVIDEIVSEPMGGAHLNPPKQFEILSKSMAAALEAISKKRNYSEHRYKKFRQMGEFKT